The nucleotide window GCCCCCCTAGCCCGGTGCAGCAGCCCAGGCATCCCACGACCGCTGTGCGGACGCCGGGAACAAGTCAGGAGGTTTTGCCCAAGTGACCGACTCGGAAATCCAAACCAATGTGCGTGCACTCGTCGGCCGGCCGACTGGCGGTACCGGAAAACCTTCGGTGGCACCAGATCCGGTCAATCAGCCAATGATTCGGCACTGGGCACATGCGCTCGACGACATGAATCCGGTCTACCTCGATCCGGAGTTTGCCACCGCATCCCGGTTCGGCGGTATCGTGTCACCGCCAGTCATGTTGCAGACCTGGACAATGCCGTCGCCGAAACTCGAGGGGATCGGCGAGCGCGGCGGGGCCCCTATCGAAATCACATCCAACCCAACGGCATTCCTCGATGAGGCAGGGTACACCAGCACGGTGGCGACGAATTCGGAGTTCGAGATCGAACGCTATCCTCGGCTAGGCGATGTCATCAGCGCGACGACGGTATACGAATCGGTGTCCGACGAGAAGGTGACTGCGCTGGGCACCGGCTTCTTCCTCACTTGGCTTACCACTTACACGGACCAGAACGGTGAAGTGCTGGGGCGACAGAGATTCCGGGTGCTGCGATTCAGGCCGAAACGCTGATGGTTACTCGGCTTGCCCCAGCGGTCAGCCCGGATACCGAATTCTTCTGGAATGGGCTGCGCGAGCACAAACTCCTGATCCAACGCTGCAGCGGCTGCGGCAGGCTGCGCAATCCGCCCCGCCCGATGTGCCCGCAGTGCCGCTCACTGGAATGGCAGACCATCGAATCGTCCGGCCTCGGCACGGTCTACAGTTACGTGATTCCACACCAGCCGCGGTTTCCTTTTTTCGACTACCCATACATCGTGGCACTAATCGAATTGGCCGAAGGCGTGCGCTTGGTGTCCAACTTATGCAATATCGACCCAGCGGACGTCACGGTCGGCATGCGGG belongs to Mycobacterium basiliense and includes:
- a CDS encoding FAS1-like dehydratase domain-containing protein codes for the protein MTDSEIQTNVRALVGRPTGGTGKPSVAPDPVNQPMIRHWAHALDDMNPVYLDPEFATASRFGGIVSPPVMLQTWTMPSPKLEGIGERGGAPIEITSNPTAFLDEAGYTSTVATNSEFEIERYPRLGDVISATTVYESVSDEKVTALGTGFFLTWLTTYTDQNGEVLGRQRFRVLRFRPKR
- a CDS encoding Zn-ribbon domain-containing OB-fold protein, with translation MVTRLAPAVSPDTEFFWNGLREHKLLIQRCSGCGRLRNPPRPMCPQCRSLEWQTIESSGLGTVYSYVIPHQPRFPFFDYPYIVALIELAEGVRLVSNLCNIDPADVTVGMRVEIFYQTFDNDLVLHQFRPAR